Proteins from a single region of Apium graveolens cultivar Ventura chromosome 7, ASM990537v1, whole genome shotgun sequence:
- the LOC141674388 gene encoding uncharacterized protein LOC141674388: MQAGPRCWSPPVTGWMKINIDAATFPGEGSVGVSSVIRNELGEFVRARVKKIRVHVQPREAEALGLKEALAWAKSLGLKKCIFETDSKLLADACKGEQGRSYFHTIVLDCIQFFKHFDEMLVQFVHRSANEVAHTLARATHSMSDSQEWVDVAPGIIYDVLINDLIY; the protein is encoded by the coding sequence ATGCAGGCAGGTCCTAGATGTTGGTCTCCACCAGTAACAGGGTGGATGAAGATTAATATAGATGCTGCAACCTTTCCAGGAGAGGGGAGTGTAGGGGTAAGCAGTGTGATTAGAAACGAGTTAGGTGAATTCGTGCGTGCTCGAGTTAAAAAAATAAGGGTACATGTGCAACCTCGGGAAGCAGAAGCTTTAGGATTGAAAGAAGCATTAGCATGGGCAAAGTCCTTGGGATTAAAGAAGTGCATATTCGAAACAGACTCGAAGTTGCTGGCAGATGCTTGTAAGGGAGAGCAGGGACGTTCATATTTTCACACGATCGTCTTAGATTGTATTCAGTTTTTTAAGCATTTTGATGAAATGCTAGTGCAATTTGTGCATAGGTCTGCGAATGAAGTAGCTCATACATTGGCTAGAGCGACTCATTCTATGTCAGACTCCCAGGAGTGGGTGGATGTTGCTCCGGGAATTATCTATGATGTATTGATTAATGATTTGATTTATTAA